One Burkholderia sp. 9120 genomic window, TCGAAAAGCTCGACGAGATGGAATCGACGCTGCTGGAAACCACCCGCGACCCGCAAGGCACGCTGCGCATCGCGACGCCCATGACGTTCGCCAGCGCGGGCCTCGGCGCACTGCTGGCCTCGTATCGCACGCTGCATCCACGGGTGGACTTCGACGTCACGACGTTCGACACGCACATCGACCTGGTGGAAGGCGGTTTCGACGTCTGCTTCTCCGACGACCGCCGGCTCACCAACTCCACGCTGGTGAGTCGATTGCTGACCAGCGTCGACGAAATCACGGTAGCGTCCCCCACGTATCTCGCGCGCAACGGCACGCCGCGCGATCCGGCCGCGTTGAACCGACATGGTCTGCTGACCGTGTCCGACGGTTCGTCGCGCACCTGGGAGTTCACCGACGCCGACGGCCTTTACCGCGTCAACACCGGCAGCGCGCTCACCGCGACGAGCAGCGCGATGGTGCGCGTAGCGGCGTTAAACCATATGGGTATCGCGCTGCTGCCGTTGCCGATCATTGCCGACGACCTCGCGCGCGGCGCGCTCGTGCCCGTGCTCGAACAGTTCGAGATCAACGGCGGACCTCGCCTGGTGTCGATTCTCTACTCCGGCCGCAACTATCTGTCGATGCGCGTGCGCAGCTTCATCGACTTCGCGGTCGGCCAGTATCGCGCGCCGGACCGTCAGGTCGCTTTGCGCGCGGTCGCCTGAACCGGGCTCGCGCATCATGCCCAAAATATTGACCATAGAAGATGACGAGCTGATCGCCCACGACATCGTGCGCACGCTCACCGCCAGCGGCTTTTCCGTCGAGGTGGCACGCACTGGCCGCGAAGGCATGGCGAAGGTCATGGCGGGCGACTACGACGTCGTGACGCTCGACCGCATGCTGCCCGATCTCGACGGCCTGACGATCGTCGCGACCATGCGCGGCGTCGGCATGGAAACGCCCGTGCTGGTGATGAGCGCCATGTCCGACGTCGATCAGCGCATTCAGGGTCTGCGTGCCGGCGGCGACGATTATCTGACCAAGCCCTTCTCGCCCGAAGAAATGTTCGCGCGCGTCGAAGTATTGTTGCGACGCCGC contains:
- a CDS encoding response regulator transcription factor, with product MPKILTIEDDELIAHDIVRTLTASGFSVEVARTGREGMAKVMAGDYDVVTLDRMLPDLDGLTIVATMRGVGMETPVLVMSAMSDVDQRIQGLRAGGDDYLTKPFSPEEMFARVEVLLRRRPRHAKAETLLRSGALELDLVRRKVMHRQRELDLQPTEFRVLEFMMRHTGQVLTRTMIFEAVWGCRFDPGTNLIDVHVGRLRKKVDTPGERPLIRTIRGSGYLFG
- a CDS encoding LysR family transcriptional regulator translates to MNQLQAMRVFTRVVDLASFNLAARQLGMSAAAVTRSVGTLEAHLNMRLLNRTTRSLSLTDVGREYLDGCRAIIEKLDEMESTLLETTRDPQGTLRIATPMTFASAGLGALLASYRTLHPRVDFDVTTFDTHIDLVEGGFDVCFSDDRRLTNSTLVSRLLTSVDEITVASPTYLARNGTPRDPAALNRHGLLTVSDGSSRTWEFTDADGLYRVNTGSALTATSSAMVRVAALNHMGIALLPLPIIADDLARGALVPVLEQFEINGGPRLVSILYSGRNYLSMRVRSFIDFAVGQYRAPDRQVALRAVA